GATAAATATTTTTTTTGCGAAATTTTTCAACTAATGGAGAGATTTTGATCCATTTATGAAAATAAAAGGAATAATAAAGTTCTTTTAAAATTTTAAAAAATTCTGTCTTTCTTTTGTTAAAATCCTCTTCTTTAAGAATTTCTTTTAATTTTTCTGGTAAAAGAGAGGGAAGGTCTTTTCGCTTTTTATAATCTAAAAGTTTTTCTAAAACTTCTTTTTGTTCGCTAAAGGTTAAGTTTAATTTCTTAAGAATCTCTAAGAAATCTTCTCTTTCCTTTGAGGATAAATCAACAAGTCCTACTGCAACCTTTGGATTTAATTTTTCTTCTACAATAAGTGTTTTAAAAGGCTCATCAAGGCTATAAATTGCGCTTAAATATTCTATCCAGTAATAGGAAGGATTTAAGTTTAGTTTAGAAAGAAGATTTATCACCTCTTCTATAGAAAAGAAATTTAAAGCCTTTCCTACAACTTCTGCTTTTTCAACAATATTTAAGGTTCTAAAAAGATTACTTTCAAGAGATAGGAGAAAAAGTTCTTTTGATGAATAATTTTCTCCGATAAAAGCAGGTATTTCATAAATCCCCAGATCCTTGCAAGCAATTATTCTTCCTTCTCCACAAATAATTTTTAATTTTGGATAATTTTTTTCTAAAAAAAGGATAGGTGGTTGGAGAAGCCCTACAGATTTTATGCTATTTTTTAAAAGTTCTCCTCTTTTTGGATAAGAAAAAAGGTAGGTCCTATCTTGAAGATCTACA
The window above is part of the Thermodesulfobacterium geofontis OPF15 genome. Proteins encoded here:
- a CDS encoding ParB/RepB/Spo0J family partition protein, with amino-acid sequence MPLKYTTLSIENVDLQDRTYLFSYPKRGELLKNSIKSVGLLQPPILFLEKNYPKLKIICGEGRIIACKDLGIYEIPAFIGENYSSKELFLLSLESNLFRTLNIVEKAEVVGKALNFFSIEEVINLLSKLNLNPSYYWIEYLSAIYSLDEPFKTLIVEEKLNPKVAVGLVDLSSKEREDFLEILKKLNLTFSEQKEVLEKLLDYKKRKDLPSLLPEKLKEILKEEDFNKRKTEFFKILKELYYSFYFHKWIKISPLVEKFRKKNIYLNFPPYFEKKEMEIQFKNVSFEDFQEKLEFIEKNKEEIKKIWEKL